One segment of Schistocerca cancellata isolate TAMUIC-IGC-003103 chromosome 2, iqSchCanc2.1, whole genome shotgun sequence DNA contains the following:
- the LOC126162605 gene encoding cuticle protein 21-like: MACKLIVLAALVAVAHAGYLGAPAVVAPAGPAYAARAYAAPYARAYAAPAAVAAEYDPNPQYSYAYNVQDALTGDSKAQHETRSGDVVQGSYSVAEPDGSIRTVDYTADPVNGFNAVVHREGGAHPAPVVAAAPAYAAAPALAYGKAYHG; this comes from the exons ATGGCCTGCAAG CTGATCGTGCTCGCCGCCCTCGTGGCCGTGGCCCACGCCGGCTACCTAGGCGCCCCCGCCGTGGTCGCCCCCGCCGGCCCGGCCTACGCCGCGCGCGCCTACGCCGCCCCCTACGCCAGGGcgtacgccgcccccgccgccgtggCCGCTGAGTACGACCCCAACCCCCAGTACAGCTACGCCTACAACGTGCAGGACGCCCTCACTGGTGACTCCAAGGCGCAGCACGAAACCCGCAGCGGAGACGTCGTCCAGGGCAGCTACAGCGTCGCCGAACCCGACGGCTCCATCCGCACCGTCGACTACACCGCCGACCCCGTCAACGGCTTCAACGCCGTCGTGCACAGGGAGGGCGGCGCTCACCCCGCCCCCGTCGTGGCCGCCGCCCCCGCCTACGCTGCCGCCCCTGCGCTGGCCTACGGCAAGGCTTATCACGGCTAA